The Methanobacterium sp. sequence ATTCCCTTTTTTAAGGTGTTCAACTAAATCAGAAAAAGTATATTCATTGCCCGGGATTTTCCAGCTTGGATCAAGCTTTTCGCCCTTATGCTGCCAGTAAAAATTATATGTAAAATCACAGAGACAATCTACAGGTTCATGAAGGTCTATCTCAAGAATCTCCCTATCTTTTTCCTTTGATTTTTTCCCAAATAGTTTAAACATTATAATCCCCCATCTAAATTTCTTTTTAGATGCTTAAAAAATTTGTCAAAATTTTAAAATTTTGACACCACAATAAAATACGTTTTTGTGAGCTTTTATTTTCGAAAGTTCGAAAAATCTCCGATTTTCTCAACTTAAAAAATTCTTCGAATTATTGTGTTTCAGGAAATGTTGTCAAATCGAAGAATTTGTAACAGCAAACACGAAGTGTTTGCATGCTACACATTTCAAATTAAAAAATCTACCATTTTAATCAAAACTCTATTTAACATATAATATTTAAAATAAACAAATTAAGTTTAATTATATTCTAAACATTCGTGATAAAATGGATAAAAATATGGTCAGATCTCTGCAAAAAATTGGTGTTGATACGCGATTTGTGAGCATAATCAATGATGAAATATTTATAAATAATTTAAAGCTTTCAAGATTTTCAAGAAAGAAAGAAGAACTGTTTAAAAAAAGTTTTCCAGAAATTGAAGTTGTTCGCTCCAAAATATTTCAAAAAATATGTATGAGGGCTTCCAGGAATTTAGCCCATTGTATTTCTCCTAAAGAGAAAATTTTTTTAATTAAAAATGATGATCCTGTTAATATCACCCTTAATACAATTTTGGAACCCTATAAAAGAAAATACGGCGTCGAAATTGTTTATGGTGATAATATTGGTGAAGCAGCAGATTTAAATGCTGATTCAATCGCTTTATCCATTACATTGGATGATGAAGTAGAGAATATACTAAATTTAATGCTAAATGGT is a genomic window containing:
- a CDS encoding ATPase, coding for MDKNMVRSLQKIGVDTRFVSIINDEIFINNLKLSRFSRKKEELFKKSFPEIEVVRSKIFQKICMRASRNLAHCISPKEKIFLIKNDDPVNITLNTILEPYKRKYGVEIVYGDNIGEAADLNADSIALSITLDDEVENILNLMLNGAKIELISSNETYEDKKLIYPLINVPKSWIYSWKGIEQDIIPEKKYNSPEDLLKFLESLIPDVRENILKSALFIHNE